A stretch of the Clostridium fungisolvens genome encodes the following:
- a CDS encoding bifunctional 5,10-methylenetetrahydrofolate dehydrogenase/5,10-methenyltetrahydrofolate cyclohydrolase, translated as MGEIIDGKKVAATVKENIKEFIRSRALEGKKVPTVASILIGDDGGSIYYQNSQFKIAADLGIDYKKINLSSSCTEEEAINTIKQLNDDKGINGIILLLPLPASLDEKKIIAAIDPSKDIDCLTDVSIGKFYSGNDGFIPCTPRSVMTLLDYYNIPLEGKKAVVVGRSNVVGKPVAQLLLQKNSTVTICHSRTNNLNDVCSEADILVVAMGKPHFIDKSYIKKDAVVIDVGTSSLNGKITGDVLFDDAVTKAAMITPVPGGVGSLTTTLLFLNVCEAMEDYDSKDSFGNRS; from the coding sequence ATGGGCGAGATAATTGATGGAAAAAAAGTTGCAGCAACAGTTAAGGAAAATATCAAAGAATTTATAAGAAGTAGGGCTCTAGAAGGAAAGAAAGTTCCAACAGTTGCTTCAATTCTTATTGGAGATGACGGTGGCTCAATTTATTATCAGAACAGTCAGTTTAAAATTGCAGCTGATTTGGGCATTGATTACAAGAAAATTAATTTATCTTCCAGCTGTACTGAGGAGGAAGCAATTAATACTATAAAGCAATTAAATGATGATAAAGGTATTAATGGTATAATTTTATTACTACCTTTACCAGCTAGTCTTGATGAAAAGAAGATCATAGCTGCTATAGATCCTTCAAAGGACATAGATTGTCTTACTGACGTATCAATAGGAAAGTTTTATAGTGGAAATGATGGGTTTATACCGTGTACGCCTAGAAGTGTAATGACTCTTTTAGATTACTACAATATTCCTCTAGAAGGAAAAAAGGCTGTGGTAGTAGGTAGAAGCAATGTTGTTGGCAAGCCTGTTGCACAATTACTTCTTCAAAAGAACTCAACTGTAACAATATGCCACTCAAGAACAAATAATCTAAATGATGTTTGTAGTGAAGCGGATATTTTAGTTGTAGCTATGGGAAAACCACATTTTATAGATAAGAGTTATATAAAGAAGGATGCAGTAGTTATAGATGTAGGGACTTCTTCATTAAATGGAAAAATCACAGGTGATGTTTTGTTTGATGACGCCGTTACAAAGGCTGCAATGATTACTCCAGTACCAGGAGGAGTAGGGTCACTTACAACTACCCTTCTATTTTTAAATGTATGTGAGGCGATGGAAGATTATGATTCTAAAGACTCTTTCGGTAACAGAAGTTAA
- the nusB gene encoding transcription antitermination factor NusB, with translation MNRIKTREIAVQLTYQMMINKEEPSEAIESFKEAFEGDITEIDDTYLNQVVNGVNEKKDQLDVIIEKYLVNWKLGRVSKVNLSILRVALYEILHFEDIPNKVAINEALEIAKKFSDEKSVSFINGVLDKALKDM, from the coding sequence ATGAACAGAATAAAAACTAGAGAGATTGCAGTACAACTTACATACCAAATGATGATAAATAAAGAAGAACCATCAGAAGCTATAGAGAGCTTTAAAGAAGCTTTTGAAGGTGACATAACTGAAATAGATGATACATATTTAAATCAAGTTGTTAATGGTGTAAATGAGAAAAAAGATCAACTAGATGTTATTATAGAAAAATATCTAGTAAACTGGAAACTTGGTAGAGTTTCAAAAGTTAATCTATCAATTTTAAGAGTAGCTCTTTATGAAATACTTCATTTTGAAGACATTCCTAATAAAGTAGCTATTAATGAGGCTTTAGAGATTGCTAAGAAGTTCTCAGATGAGAAATCAGTTTCCTTCATCAATGGAGTATTAGATAAAGCATTAAAAGACATGTAG
- a CDS encoding Asp23/Gls24 family envelope stress response protein: protein MDELNREETNVGVVKISDEVVSVIAGIAAAEISGVVESNPGVTGGITQIFTGKKNTGKGVKVSIENGEAQIELTLAVLYGTRIPDVVVQVQDNVKKTVEAMTGLSVAAVNIFIQNIIVPKIDEKSEEVHE from the coding sequence TTGGACGAATTAAATAGAGAAGAAACAAACGTTGGAGTTGTAAAGATTTCTGATGAAGTTGTTAGTGTAATAGCTGGTATAGCGGCAGCAGAAATTAGTGGAGTAGTAGAAAGTAATCCAGGTGTTACTGGTGGAATAACTCAAATATTCACTGGTAAGAAGAATACTGGAAAAGGTGTAAAAGTATCAATTGAAAATGGTGAAGCACAGATAGAGTTAACTTTAGCAGTACTTTATGGAACAAGAATTCCTGACGTAGTTGTGCAGGTTCAAGATAATGTTAAGAAGACTGTTGAAGCTATGACAGGATTATCTGTTGCAGCAGTTAATATTTTTATACAAAACATAATTGTTCCTAAGATTGACGAGAAGTCAGAAGAAGTTCATGAGTAG
- a CDS encoding SpoIIIAH-like family protein, translated as MNRKQAGIILTLLALIVCAGILAARVNGQVDDGTGSSLSSSLPFTNTDKQTSNTKDYFYESRNDREQQDSQTMQNLKSIIEDKNTSANQKTEAQKELTALTMARNYETRIELSVKGKGFDDALCLIEGNKARVIVKSKDNLNEKQSIQIQESVASVSKIKDVVIEAKQ; from the coding sequence ATGAACAGAAAACAAGCAGGTATAATTTTAACACTACTAGCACTTATAGTATGTGCTGGTATCTTAGCAGCGAGGGTTAATGGACAAGTCGATGATGGGACAGGCAGTAGCTTAAGTTCTTCATTACCATTCACAAACACTGACAAACAAACATCAAACACAAAGGATTATTTCTATGAATCAAGAAATGATAGAGAGCAACAAGACTCTCAAACAATGCAGAACTTAAAATCCATTATAGAGGATAAGAATACATCTGCAAATCAAAAAACTGAGGCTCAAAAAGAGCTTACAGCATTAACAATGGCTAGAAATTATGAAACTAGAATTGAATTAAGTGTAAAAGGTAAAGGATTTGATGATGCACTTTGCCTAATAGAAGGAAATAAAGCTAGAGTAATAGTTAAGTCAAAAGACAACTTAAATGAAAAGCAAAGCATACAAATTCAAGAATCTGTAGCTAGCGTTTCAAAGATAAAAGATGTTGTAATTGAGGCAAAACAATAA
- the spoIIIAG gene encoding stage III sporulation protein AG yields MDFSKLFQKLKNSSEGAKTKNLILICLTFIFIYIVFTFFTNKPMIPTFSSNQNSTQQSDSTDKQTRQQYEDEQKSQLKNILKQIEGVGNVDVMITFESDETKVPAVDTNSQKNTNETTDKEGGKQSNSQESDSSKVVITSNSSGNEPLIVKTYKPKVVGVVVVAEGSENSKIKYDISKAVSNLYNLPMDKVNVYPMKK; encoded by the coding sequence GTGGATTTTTCAAAGTTATTCCAAAAGCTAAAAAACTCTTCAGAAGGTGCTAAGACAAAAAATTTAATTTTAATATGTTTAACATTTATTTTTATTTATATAGTGTTTACTTTTTTTACAAATAAACCAATGATACCTACATTTTCTTCAAATCAAAATAGTACACAACAGAGTGATTCCACTGATAAACAAACAAGACAACAGTATGAAGATGAGCAAAAGAGTCAACTGAAAAATATCTTAAAACAAATAGAGGGGGTTGGGAATGTAGATGTAATGATAACCTTTGAAAGTGATGAAACTAAGGTTCCAGCAGTAGACACAAATTCTCAAAAAAATACTAATGAAACCACTGACAAGGAGGGAGGGAAACAAAGTAACAGTCAAGAGTCAGATTCAAGCAAGGTTGTTATAACTTCCAATAGTAGTGGAAATGAGCCTCTTATAGTGAAAACATATAAGCCAAAAGTTGTTGGTGTAGTTGTTGTAGCTGAAGGTTCAGAAAATAGTAAGATAAAATACGACATTTCTAAAGCGGTGTCGAATTTATATAATTTGCCAATGGATAAAGTTAATGTATATCCGATGAAAAAGTAG
- the spoIIIAF gene encoding stage III sporulation protein AF, translated as MDLLRSWIISLCTTLIFMTAIELLLPDNSTKKYVKFVLGLILIAVIINPFIRLFTKNTIDINTFVAKYENIVASNADNSSTTSVTEEKFFSNLEKNCVQLIKTNLSDLNCDVKIAGKLDVKATNFDINHIEVYVKDKKVSSLDNTAVNNTNKQEFNSTTSKQIKSILSKELNIDEKKIYVYKGE; from the coding sequence ATGGATCTACTTAGAAGCTGGATAATCTCTTTATGTACAACCTTAATATTCATGACTGCGATAGAATTATTATTGCCTGATAACAGTACGAAAAAATATGTAAAATTTGTTCTGGGGCTTATTTTAATAGCAGTTATTATAAATCCCTTTATAAGGCTATTTACCAAGAACACTATAGATATTAATACTTTTGTAGCAAAGTATGAGAACATTGTTGCTTCAAATGCTGATAATAGTAGCACAACTAGTGTTACAGAAGAAAAGTTTTTTTCTAATTTGGAAAAGAACTGTGTACAATTGATAAAAACAAACTTAAGTGATCTGAACTGCGATGTAAAAATTGCAGGTAAGCTTGATGTAAAAGCGACAAATTTTGATATAAATCATATAGAAGTTTATGTAAAAGATAAAAAGGTAAGTAGTTTAGATAATACAGCTGTAAATAATACAAATAAACAAGAATTTAACTCTACTACAAGCAAACAAATCAAAAGCATACTAAGTAAGGAGCTAAATATAGATGAGAAAAAAATATATGTGTATAAAGGTGAGTGA
- the spoIIIAE gene encoding stage III sporulation protein AE yields the protein MKKWYTLLISFFLVIMTSKVVYADDNLDKQRIDNSNQIQRLYQYMDNMKTNEEIMNGMSPSEYVQSYLKDGKDPLSFDRIVGACVSVFIKEVQSTLKLMISVIVLAILSTLLKNIQGAFSSENISNIAFYACYAVMILILSKSFLISVNLAKDTIKELTDFVAVLLPALVLLLSTAGGITQAATMDPIVLGAVSLTPRLYVDIIIPLILMIFVLGFVNNISNEHKIDGLVKVGKQVILWMQGIVLTIFIGLLTVRGIASNTIDAVTLKTAKFAVDNFIPIVGKALSDAIATVAGYSLLLKNAVSSIGLIIMIFLMLFPIIKMVVMVFIYKISAAVIEPVADKRIVSCITTAADSLVLITSSLISITVMFFVMTAIMSSAGKFIVGG from the coding sequence ATGAAAAAATGGTATACGTTACTAATAAGTTTTTTTCTAGTCATTATGACTAGTAAAGTGGTATACGCAGATGATAATTTGGACAAGCAACGAATAGATAATAGTAATCAGATACAAAGGTTATATCAGTATATGGATAATATGAAAACTAATGAAGAAATCATGAATGGTATGAGTCCCAGTGAATATGTCCAAAGCTATTTGAAGGATGGAAAAGATCCTCTAAGCTTTGATAGGATCGTTGGAGCCTGTGTAAGTGTATTTATTAAAGAGGTGCAGTCGACACTAAAATTAATGATATCAGTAATAGTTCTTGCTATCCTTAGTACTCTTTTAAAAAATATACAAGGAGCTTTCTCCAGTGAAAATATAAGTAATATAGCATTTTACGCTTGTTATGCTGTGATGATACTTATACTTAGTAAAAGCTTCTTAATATCAGTAAACTTAGCAAAGGATACTATTAAAGAGCTGACAGACTTTGTTGCTGTGTTATTGCCCGCACTTGTGCTTTTATTATCAACAGCTGGTGGAATAACTCAGGCAGCTACAATGGATCCCATAGTTCTAGGTGCAGTAAGCTTAACGCCTAGATTATATGTAGACATAATAATTCCATTAATCTTGATGATATTCGTCCTAGGGTTCGTAAACAATATATCAAATGAGCATAAAATTGATGGGCTCGTGAAAGTAGGTAAGCAAGTAATTTTATGGATGCAAGGAATAGTTCTTACGATTTTCATTGGTTTACTTACTGTAAGAGGAATAGCATCAAATACAATAGATGCAGTAACTTTAAAAACAGCAAAATTTGCTGTAGATAATTTCATACCAATAGTTGGAAAGGCACTATCCGATGCTATAGCAACTGTGGCTGGATATTCACTACTACTTAAGAATGCTGTAAGTTCCATTGGGCTTATAATTATGATATTCTTAATGCTTTTTCCAATAATAAAGATGGTAGTTATGGTTTTTATCTATAAAATTTCTGCTGCTGTTATAGAACCAGTGGCAGATAAAAGAATTGTAAGTTGTATAACAACCGCTGCAGATTCTTTAGTTTTAATTACCTCAAGCCTTATAAGCATAACAGTTATGTTCTTTGTTATGACTGCAATAATGTCAAGTGCAGGCAAGTTCATAGTGGGAGGTTAG
- the spoIIIAD gene encoding stage III sporulation protein AD, translated as MLIVKIVGFCFVSLFLYLLLKERKSEISVFISIVAGILIFLVLIPQITQIIDFVNNMANKANIDTAYIGIVLKIVGIAYLTSFCSEICKDSGANSIASKVEFSGKVMILVLSIPVLMAVLDSILSIMQV; from the coding sequence ATGCTTATTGTAAAAATTGTTGGATTTTGTTTTGTATCTTTATTCTTATATCTGCTGCTAAAAGAAAGAAAAAGTGAAATTTCAGTATTTATATCAATAGTCGCAGGAATATTGATATTTCTTGTACTGATTCCTCAAATAACTCAAATAATTGATTTTGTAAACAATATGGCAAACAAAGCTAATATAGATACTGCTTATATCGGAATTGTACTAAAAATTGTTGGAATAGCATATCTTACATCTTTCTGTAGTGAAATATGCAAAGATTCAGGAGCAAATAGCATAGCATCAAAGGTTGAGTTTTCAGGAAAAGTTATGATACTAGTATTATCAATACCGGTACTTATGGCTGTACTGGACTCTATATTAAGTATAATGCAGGTGTGA
- the spoIIIAC gene encoding stage III sporulation protein AC, giving the protein MLDLSLIFKIAGAGIILLIIDKVLKGSGKDDVATIANIAGIVIILTMVINLISKLFDSVKTMFML; this is encoded by the coding sequence ATGTTAGATCTTTCTCTCATTTTTAAAATTGCAGGTGCAGGTATAATATTGCTTATCATTGATAAAGTCTTGAAAGGCAGTGGAAAAGATGATGTTGCTACTATAGCTAATATTGCTGGAATTGTGATAATACTTACAATGGTTATAAATCTAATCAGTAAGTTATTCGATTCAGTAAAAACTATGTTTATGCTTTAG
- the spoIIIAB gene encoding stage III sporulation protein SpoIIIAB: MLVKYLLLLIIMALSSATGYVYGEKFKKRVFCLHELINGYINLENEMTYTFTPLPEAFINTGKRLKDPIAQLFNSIGTKLKDNEADNVFLSTKDSLELYKDKINLNEVDIDIILDLAKSLGTTGIDGQRKIFSITIDRIKSNTEKAEKECDKYSKMYKSLGVCVGFMLIIFLI; this comes from the coding sequence ATGTTGGTTAAATATTTGCTGCTGCTTATAATAATGGCATTGTCATCAGCAACTGGGTATGTATATGGAGAAAAGTTTAAGAAGAGGGTGTTTTGCCTTCATGAACTTATAAATGGATATATAAATTTAGAGAATGAAATGACCTATACCTTTACTCCATTGCCAGAAGCCTTTATTAATACTGGAAAAAGACTTAAAGATCCCATAGCACAGCTATTTAATTCAATAGGGACTAAACTTAAAGATAATGAAGCTGACAACGTGTTTCTATCTACTAAGGATAGTTTAGAGCTCTATAAGGATAAGATTAATCTTAATGAAGTTGATATAGATATAATTTTAGATTTAGCAAAGTCTTTGGGAACTACCGGTATTGATGGGCAAAGAAAGATATTTTCCATAACCATAGACAGAATAAAAAGCAATACAGAAAAGGCAGAAAAAGAGTGCGATAAATATTCAAAGATGTATAAATCACTAGGTGTATGTGTTGGATTTATGCTAATTATCTTCTTGATTTAG
- the spoIIIAA gene encoding stage III sporulation protein AA, with protein MDDLKNVLPINLIRLIEDRPDSSKLQEIRLKCNKPVMLNIDNKEVILNYITNKNEINNIFNKISNFSVYAFEEDIKQGFITIRGGHRIGVTGHWVNDDGVIKSLKSVFSINIRIAREIIGCSNSLLPHVVKGDKVYNTILVSPPKCGKTTILRDLIRNISNGYLKYNITGKKVCVIDERSEIAACHMGIPQMDVGVRTDIYDNCLKYVGLMMAIRSMSPEVIACDEIGTDRDVEAIVSAFNCGVNIISTIHGNNEDDLYSRPVFKKLIENKVIEKIIVLSNKNGVGTIDKIVDINSDRQVINVG; from the coding sequence ATGGATGATTTGAAAAATGTTCTACCGATAAATTTGATAAGGCTCATAGAAGATAGGCCAGATTCAAGTAAACTACAAGAGATTAGACTTAAGTGCAATAAACCAGTGATGTTAAACATAGACAATAAAGAAGTAATCCTAAATTATATCACTAATAAAAATGAAATTAATAATATCTTTAATAAGATAAGTAATTTCTCAGTTTATGCTTTTGAGGAAGACATAAAGCAAGGTTTTATAACTATTAGAGGTGGTCATAGGATAGGGGTTACTGGGCATTGGGTAAATGATGACGGAGTAATAAAGTCATTAAAGTCAGTTTTTTCTATAAATATAAGAATAGCCAGAGAAATAATAGGTTGTTCTAATAGCTTATTACCACATGTTGTAAAAGGGGACAAGGTGTACAATACCATCTTGGTATCTCCTCCTAAATGTGGGAAGACTACTATACTTAGAGACCTTATAAGAAATATTTCGAATGGATATTTAAAATATAATATAACGGGGAAAAAAGTATGTGTTATAGATGAGAGAAGTGAGATTGCTGCGTGTCATATGGGGATTCCGCAAATGGATGTAGGAGTAAGAACAGATATATATGATAACTGTTTGAAGTATGTGGGACTTATGATGGCTATACGAAGTATGTCTCCTGAAGTTATCGCATGTGATGAAATTGGCACAGACAGAGATGTTGAAGCAATTGTTTCCGCCTTTAATTGCGGGGTGAATATCATATCCACTATACATGGAAACAACGAAGATGATCTTTATAGCAGACCTGTATTTAAGAAGCTAATTGAAAATAAGGTCATCGAAAAAATAATAGTTTTAAGTAATAAAAATGGAGTTGGAACCATAGATAAAATAGTGGATATTAATTCAGATAGGCAGGTGATAAATGTTGGTTAA
- a CDS encoding CD1247 N-terminal domain-containing protein, with protein sequence MKELKEKISKLSEFLSGDSGTEDKNFKAAVIEILGDICDEVETLQVNQESIAENVEFLNNDISDIQEDLFEDVSVDDLECGDEEYVEITCKNCGKGIFFEQSALDNNTIIPCPYCGSEINK encoded by the coding sequence ATGAAGGAATTAAAGGAAAAGATATCAAAACTTAGTGAATTTCTTAGTGGAGATTCTGGTACTGAAGACAAAAATTTTAAAGCTGCTGTAATAGAAATCTTAGGTGATATTTGCGACGAGGTGGAAACTCTTCAAGTTAACCAAGAAAGTATAGCAGAGAATGTAGAATTTTTAAATAACGATATCTCTGATATACAAGAGGATTTATTTGAAGATGTATCTGTAGACGACTTGGAATGCGGAGATGAAGAATATGTTGAGATAACATGTAAGAATTGTGGAAAAGGCATATTCTTTGAGCAGTCTGCATTAGATAACAATACTATAATTCCTTGTCCTTACTGCGGTTCAGAAATCAATAAATAG
- the efp gene encoding elongation factor P, whose protein sequence is MISAGDLRKGTTFELDGQVFTVVDFLHVKPGKGAAFVRTKLRYVMSVGVIDRNFNPTEKLQEAVIERKEMQYLYSDGELYYFMDQETFEQIPLNHEKVEDAIKFLKENMFAVIKFYKGSAFSVEAPNFVELQVTETEPGVKGNTATNVQKPATVETGAVVNVPIFVNEGDVIRIDTRSGEYMERV, encoded by the coding sequence ATGATATCAGCAGGAGATTTAAGAAAAGGTACAACTTTTGAATTAGATGGACAAGTGTTTACTGTTGTTGATTTCCTACATGTTAAACCAGGTAAGGGAGCAGCATTCGTTAGAACAAAATTAAGATATGTAATGTCAGTTGGAGTTATAGATAGAAACTTCAACCCAACTGAAAAACTTCAAGAAGCTGTTATTGAAAGAAAAGAAATGCAATACTTATATTCAGATGGAGAGCTATACTACTTCATGGATCAAGAGACATTTGAGCAAATTCCTCTTAACCACGAAAAAGTTGAAGATGCAATAAAGTTCTTAAAAGAGAACATGTTTGCAGTAATCAAGTTCTACAAAGGTTCAGCTTTCTCTGTTGAAGCTCCAAACTTTGTTGAACTACAAGTAACTGAAACTGAACCAGGTGTTAAAGGAAATACTGCTACAAACGTTCAAAAGCCTGCAACTGTTGAAACTGGCGCAGTAGTAAACGTGCCTATATTTGTAAATGAAGGTGACGTAATAAGAATCGACACAAGATCTGGGGAGTACATGGAAAGAGTATAG
- a CDS encoding shikimate kinase, with protein sequence MNNVILVGMPCSGKTTVGKVLAERKKAEYIDTDQYIIANASKSIEQIFSDHGEEHFRQMERSVILDIIAKLENSVVSTGGGMPVKSNNMELLKKYGTVIYLKTTIKNLSDRLDRKNRPLFKDPDAIKTLENLLNSRSSIYEKADIIIECNDDTPDEICEKIIMSINSINTHF encoded by the coding sequence ATGAATAATGTAATTTTAGTAGGAATGCCTTGCTCAGGAAAGACCACTGTAGGAAAGGTTTTAGCTGAAAGAAAAAAGGCTGAATATATTGATACAGATCAATATATAATAGCTAATGCTTCTAAATCAATTGAGCAAATATTTAGTGACCATGGAGAAGAACATTTCAGACAAATGGAGAGAAGTGTCATACTAGATATAATAGCTAAGTTAGAAAATAGTGTAGTCTCTACTGGTGGCGGAATGCCGGTGAAATCAAATAATATGGAACTTTTAAAAAAGTATGGAACAGTAATTTATCTTAAAACAACTATAAAAAATTTAAGTGATAGACTTGATAGAAAAAATAGACCTTTATTTAAGGATCCAGACGCTATAAAGACTTTAGAAAACCTATTGAATAGTAGATCCTCCATCTACGAAAAAGCTGATATTATAATAGAATGCAATGATGACACACCGGATGAAATCTGTGAAAAAATCATAATGTCCATAAATAGTATAAATACCCATTTTTAA
- a CDS encoding prepilin-type N-terminal cleavage/methylation domain-containing protein, whose protein sequence is MFSNINNDGAYLFKYEHLRETKGVTLIELMIYISVLLVFISVFWVSYKNLSKIYEDNYKDDLKKEVHSLITFSTYSCKNMKLDGKVIFNRDQVVFKIGDDVKKQINLRKGYAISFNTGTVDNLMLINNNGKIYTSGTITIQCPTGGNIAMSISVDNLYVKVKE, encoded by the coding sequence ATGTTTTCTAATATTAATAATGATGGTGCCTATTTATTCAAGTATGAACATTTAAGAGAGACTAAAGGGGTTACTTTAATAGAACTTATGATTTATATTTCAGTTTTACTTGTTTTTATATCAGTATTTTGGGTTTCTTACAAAAACCTTTCTAAAATATATGAAGATAATTACAAGGATGATTTAAAAAAAGAAGTTCATAGTTTAATAACCTTTTCTACGTATTCATGCAAAAATATGAAGCTTGATGGAAAAGTGATTTTCAATAGAGATCAGGTTGTGTTTAAAATAGGCGATGATGTAAAAAAACAAATAAATTTAAGAAAGGGATATGCAATAAGTTTTAATACAGGTACTGTGGATAATTTAATGTTGATAAACAATAATGGAAAAATTTATACATCAGGAACTATTACAATACAATGTCCAACAGGTGGAAACATAGCAATGAGCATATCAGTTGATAATTTATATGTTAAGGTTAAAGAATGA
- a CDS encoding type II secretion system F family protein, producing MTRNKVKYDCIIRISSDLSMLLGSGISIFNAFKILSSSVSDKKYKFILNKIVEKIHGGCSLADAFQEYTEYFPELYIQMIHIGEASGNLSTVLEELSSYYTIRRDVKKKVINVSIYPIILVFTLITMLIFYVQVISTAVGEFVQGSGGSVPWYTKNILSICNFIRENNLLVFLSFVCWSCVLILLFNLISKNKLFFSIVSKNKLMRNFKEVLEIEALLLITKCGLPLVLGLEILIDIFNNSKVKYCFNDIKISINNGMNLSAAFYNIGTFSELSLNMITIGEESGKLDYALEKLKSMLVSNLQKNIETLTSFIQPILILVIGVLVCFLILIMMVPIYSSMNI from the coding sequence TTGACAAGAAATAAAGTTAAATATGATTGTATTATTAGAATAAGTTCAGATCTTTCTATGCTTTTAGGGTCAGGAATATCTATTTTTAATGCTTTTAAGATTCTTTCAAGTTCGGTAAGTGATAAGAAATATAAATTTATCTTAAATAAAATAGTTGAAAAGATTCATGGAGGATGTTCTTTAGCAGATGCATTCCAAGAATATACTGAATACTTCCCAGAACTATACATACAAATGATACATATAGGAGAAGCTAGCGGAAATCTTTCCACTGTGCTGGAGGAATTGAGCAGTTATTATACTATTAGAAGAGATGTTAAGAAGAAGGTTATTAACGTTTCTATATATCCAATTATTTTAGTGTTTACTTTGATAACTATGCTTATATTCTATGTACAAGTCATTTCCACTGCAGTTGGAGAATTTGTGCAAGGATCTGGAGGTAGTGTTCCTTGGTACACGAAAAACATTCTTTCTATATGCAATTTTATAAGAGAAAATAATCTTCTTGTTTTTTTATCTTTTGTTTGTTGGAGTTGCGTACTGATCTTATTATTTAATCTTATATCAAAAAATAAATTGTTTTTCAGCATAGTAAGTAAAAATAAACTTATGAGAAATTTTAAAGAAGTTTTAGAGATAGAAGCTCTGCTTTTGATAACTAAATGTGGACTTCCATTAGTTCTTGGACTTGAGATATTAATTGATATATTTAATAACAGTAAAGTTAAATATTGCTTTAATGATATAAAAATATCGATAAATAATGGTATGAATTTAAGTGCTGCTTTTTATAATATTGGCACATTTTCTGAACTAAGCTTAAACATGATAACTATAGGTGAAGAATCAGGCAAATTAGATTATGCTTTGGAAAAACTAAAATCTATGTTAGTAAGCAATCTGCAAAAAAATATAGAAACACTAACTTCGTTTATACAACCAATATTAATTTTAGTGATAGGAGTATTAGTATGTTTTCTAATATTAATAATGATGGTGCCTATTTATTCAAGTATGAACATTTAA